A region of Numenius arquata chromosome 25, bNumArq3.hap1.1, whole genome shotgun sequence DNA encodes the following proteins:
- the TICAM1 gene encoding TIR domain-containing adapter molecule 1 has protein sequence MAQSAELQPSFEDVFNILSQIPQDKLLTFKHKLTHLIFGPTSKLLQAMILLTLRREGDARICLDALGDNRAAQYIHHTKLGAAGAREDGEDLRPPQLDAGARKLLAQIYSLLAEEKLCSHEAMDKAHQAATKASKGDTLNSVPPEDQKKYGFVVNTGAGDKFQTLRSDVGVGLLQMPSPEHMVRSSPVQIGGNSDFSGPQTLRSSGSPSFPSRFEISASPTVVLRTQPSSQEHSTQPGQLCQGSTSGAGHPNGDGESHGLQETSWASRTNSHLGQDTGAQGPQPEKVLGVSSCHPTVPIPEMQPPAWGAMNQPVQTSDISSTVAAEPHAPKESTDKKQDEKQFSTVLPDSRATVDTGPAHTSREDSYVPAGTSSNSASASISACSLPPPPYSLSSTFPSPLPGAASNLPYPSSLPSFSSPAWHPPLQTLEAGLASEPDGGDRKFFTFVVLHASEDESVAHRVKNLLENMGVPNGATLSEDFFIAGRSHLTCFQDAMENSAFIILLLTKNFLCNLCMFQTNTALMESILKPSKRDSVIPFVPKENPLERSQLPSMLSGLMPLDENSPVFSRTVQNTFTSSRVSKRKAVWDLMQRSKQQQYQEQYQTLQNLAALNLSSHPQVPPSATQPHLLEPSPRQWCPPASAVPPATHPPHPMPGQMGPPPFQPLYLPSGHYNVMPGPEGIPHLIIQHARMVQIGNHNTMQVEAVTPGPGDSEEETR, from the coding sequence ATGGCACAGAGCGCCGAGCTCCAGCCAAGCTTCGAGGACGTTTTTAACATTCTATCCCAGATCCCACAAGATAAACTCCTTACCTTTAAACATAAACTGACACATTTGATATTTGGGCCCACCAGCAAGTTACTTCAAGCCATGATCCTGCTCACTCTGCGGCGAGAAGGGGATGCAAGGATCTGTCTGGATGCCTTGGGAGATAACCGGGCAGCCCAGTACATCCACCACACCAAACTGGGTGCTGCAGGAGCGCGGGAAGACGGGGAGGACTTGCGGCCTCCCCAGCTGGATGCGGGTGCCAGGAAGCTTCTGGCACAGATCTACTCCCTGTTGGCGGAGGAAAAACTGTGCAGTCATGAAGCCATGGACAAAGCCCACCAGGCTGCTACCAAAGCCAGCAAGGGGGACACGCTCAACAGCGTCCCACCTGAGGACCAGAAGAAATATGGCTTTGTTGTCAACACGGGCGCAGGTGACAAATTTCAGACGCTGAGATCCGATGTGGGTGTAGGACTTCTCCAGATGCCCAGCCCAGAGCACATGGTGAGAAGTTCCCCGGTGCAGATTGGAGGTAACTCAGACTTTTCAGGCCCACAGACCTTGCGCTCCTCGGGGAGTCCCTCTTTTCCCAGTCGCTTTGAGATCAGCGCGTCACCAACGGTTGTCCTTCGCACCCAGCCTTCCTCCCAGGAGCACAGCACCCAGCCTGGCCAGTTGTGCCAAGGGAGCACCAGCGGTGCTGGACACCCCAACGGGGATGGAGAGAGCCACGGCCTGCAGGAAACGAGCTGGGCCAGCAGAACCAACTCTCATCTTGGGCAGGACACAGGTGCCCAAGGCCCCCAGCCGGAGAAGGTTCTGGGGGTCAGTTCATGTCACCCAACTGTCCCAATTCCTGAAATGCAGCCGCCCGCCTGGGGTGCCATGAACCAACCTGTCCAAACTAGTGACATTTCCAGCACCGTGGCAGCAGAACCTCACGCACCAAAAGAAAGCACAGACAAAAAGCAAGATGAAAAGCAATTCTCTACAGTTCTTCCTGACTCAAGAGCTACAGTGGATACTGGTCCTGCCCATACCTCCAGGGAGGACTCCTATGTTCCAGCAGGCACTTCTTCTAACTCTGCATCTGCTTCCATTTCAGCctgttcccttcctcctcctccttattCCCTCTCCTCaacctttccctctcctcttccggGAGCTGCTTCCAACTTACCAtatccctcttccctcccctcattctcctctccagcctggcatcctcctctccaaactCTAGAAGCAGGGCTCGCATCAGAGCCAGACGGTGGAGACAGAAAGTTCTTCACTTTTGTTGTCCTGCACGCTAGCGAAGATGAGAGTGTTGCCCATCGGGTCAAGAACCTGCTGGAGAACATGGGGGTTCCCAACGGTGCCACGCTCTCTGAGGACTTCTTCATTGCTGGACGCAGCCATCTGACTTGCTTCCAGGACGCTATGGAAAACTCAGCTTTCATCATCCTTCTGCTGACCAAGAACTTCCTGTGCAACCTCTGTATGTTCCAGACAAACACTGCTCTGATGGAGTCCATCCTGAAACCATCCAAGCGCGACTCAGTCATCCCTTTTGTACCCAAGGAGAACCCCCTGGAGCGGAGTCAGCTTCCCAGCATGCTCAGTGGGCTCATGCCCTTGGATGAGAACTCTCCCGTGTTCTCCAGGACTGTGCAGAACACCTTTACCAGCAGCAGGGTCAGTAAGAGGAAAGCTGTGTGGGACCTGATGCAGAGAAGTAAACAGCAGCAGTACCAGGAGCAGTATCAAACGCTGCAGAATTTAGCTGCTCTGAACCTCAGCTCCCACCCTCAGGTGCCACCATCAGCAACGCAGCCACATCTACTGGAGCCGTCACCCCGACAGTGGTGTCCCCCTGCTTCGgctgtccctcctgccacccacccTCCTCACCCCATGCCTGGTCAGatgggtccccctcctttccagccACTTTATCTCCCGTCAGGCCACTATAACGTGATGCCAGGTCCAGAAGGGATCCCACACCTCATCATCCAACATGCTCGGATGGTTCAGATCGGGAACCACAACACGATGCAGGTAGAAGCTGTGACACCAGGCCCAGGGGACAGCGAGGAAGAAACCAGGTAG
- the LOC141475583 gene encoding perilipin-3-like — protein sequence MASEKTTKKDLVKAEEQQQASVVDRVTSLPLLNSAFNLVSSAYNHTKETHPCLSGVCNVAETVAAVAVGSVVGGAQPILNQLEPQIALVNEYACKGLNQLEENLPFLQQPADKVISDTKLLVSTKVTSAMDAACEAKESAKDLVTNTVTEAVDRTKGAVQDSVEKTKSMVASTVNTALDAAVSQAVAGGVESVLGISEDLVDHYLPVTEEELGELATSVEGFGVASVEEQKQQQSYFVRLGSLSSKVRHRAYQLSLNKLRCVKQSTQETLSRLQLAIKLIESVKQEVGQKLLDGQEKLHQLWVDWSLTQPKGNQVKTASQPEVESRTLAMLRIITQQLQPAYENLKASIHGLPSNIQEAVYQATRNIRKLHSSFSSAMSFQDLSSTTLTQSQDYVAEARRSLDDLFEYVTHNIPLNWLVGPFRAIAKASQDSGKQTKKDTVTDRKSPVLEKATSSKGTAKAPEEPKGVEKATSSMEVAKAPEEPKGVAKAPEEPKGVAKAPEEPKGVAKAPEEPKGVAKAPEEPKGVEKAPSSVEVAKAPEEPKGVEKSPSSKGVEKKAPKKPKGVEKKAPEEPKGANRIPEEGCEVLEKLEEKTEKDTEVALAAKEIKTNAPEEDP from the exons ATGGCATCAGAAAAGACCACAAAGAAAGATCTGGTAAaggctgaggagcagcagcaagcG AGCGTTGTCGATCGGGTAACCAGCCTGCCCTTGCTCAACTCTGCCTTCAACCTGGTCTCATCTGCCTACAACCACACCAAGGAGACACATCCTTGCCTCAGTGGGGTCTGCAACGTGGCTGAGACGGTGGCTGCTGTCGCAGTAGGCAGCGTGGTTGGTGGGGCACAGCCCATCCTGAACCAGCTGGAGCCACAAA TTGCACTTGTAAATGAATACGCCTGTAAGGGACTGAATCAACTGGAGGAGAACTTGCCTTTTCTTCAACAGCCAGCAGATAAG GTAATCTCGGACACCAAGCTGCTGGTTTCCACCAAAGTGACATCTGCTATGGATGCTGCCTGTGAGGCAAAAGAA AGTGCAAAGGATCTTGTGACCAACACGGTGACTGAAGCTGTGGACCGAACCAAAGGGGCTGTTCAGGATAGTGTTGAGAAGACTAAATCGATGGTCGCTTCTACGGTCAACACAGCTCTGGATGCT GCAGTGAGCCAAGCAGTGGCAGGTGGTGTGGAGTCTGTCCTGGGAATATCGGAAGATTTGGTGGATCACTACCTCCCGGTGACGGAGGAGGAACTAG GTGAACTGGCCACCAGTGTTGAGGGATTTGGTGTGGCTTCTGTGGAGGAGCAGAAACAGCAACAGAGTTACTTTGTGCGCCTGGGTTCCCTCTCTAGCAAAGTCCGGCACCGAGCCTACCAACTCTCCCTGAACAAACTGCGGTGTGTTAAGCAAAGCACCCAGGAGACTCTCTCCCGACTACAGCTGGCAATAAAACTG ATTGAATCTGTGAAACAGGAGGTTGgccagaagcttctggatgggcAGGAGAAGCTCCATCAGCTGTGGGTGGACTGGAGCCTGACCCAACCCAAAGGAAACCAAGTAAAAACTGCCTCCCAACCAGAG GTAGAGTCACGGACTCTAGCTATGCTGCGTATCATCACCCAGCAGCTACAACCTGCTTATGAGAATCTGAAAGCCAGCATCCACGGCCTCCCCAGCAACATCCAGGAAGCTGTGTATCAGGCCACTCGAAATATCCGCAAGCTCCATAGTTCTTTTTCCAGTGCTATGTCTTTCCAGGACCTCTCTAGCACCACCCTGACCCAGAGCCAGGACTATGTGGCAGAAGCCCGAAGGTCCCTAGATGACCTGTTTGAGTATGTAACTCACAACATCCCTCTCAACTGGCTTGTGGGTCCCTTCAGGGCGATAGCTAAAGCGTCACAGGACAGCGGGAAGCAGACGAAGAAAGATACGGTGACTGATAGAAAATCACCTGTGTTGGAGAAGGCTACATCATCAAAGGGGACGGCGAAGGCACCCGAGGAGCCAAAGGGGGTGGAGAAGGCTACATCATCAATGGAGGTGGCAAAGGCACCCGAGGAGCCAAAGGGGGTGGCAAAGGCACCCGAGGAGCCAAAGGGGGTGGCAAAGGCACCCGAGGAGCCAAAGGGGGTGGCAAAGGCACCCGAGGAGCCAAAGGGGGTGGCAAAGGCACCTGAGGAGCCAAAGGGGGTGGAGAAGGCACCATCATCAGTGGAGGTGGCAAAGGCACCCGAGGAGCCAAAGGGGGTGGAAAAGTCACCGTCATCTAAGGGAGTGGAAAAGAAGGCACCCAAGAAGCCAAAGGGGGTGGAAAAGAAAGCACCTGAGGAGCCAAAGGGAGCCAACAGGATCCCAGAGGAAGGGTGTGAAGTGTTAGAGAAGCTGGAAGAGAAGACCGAGAAAGACACGGAGGTGGCACTGGCtgcaaaggagataaaaactaaTGCACCAGAGGAAGATCCCTga